The segment CGGCGGCACGGCCCAGAAGCCGCCCATGGTGACCACCGTCAGCGACACCGGAACCATCAGCGCCCAGGCCGTACGCGGGCCCATGTCGATGAGGACGAGAAGCTTGAGCAGGGCGATTCGCTGGTCGAGCGTGTAGATTTCACGTTTGCGAAAATGCTGCCCCGCAAGGAAAACGCCGACGTCTCCGCCGAGCCACAAAACGAACAAAAGCAAGTGGAAATAGACCAGGCTTGGGTAGGCCAAATCGGCAAATGTCATGTCAAATTTCTCCCTCTGCGGGCCGAAGGCCGCTTGACAGCCATTGTGTTACATGAAAATTTGTCCGGACAAATCACAAAAAAGCTCCGCAGGCAGAAACGCCCCAACACCGGATCGAATAAGAGGGAGAATTTGATGAAACGCATCCTGCTCGCAGCGACAGCGCTGTCCGCGACGATTGCGATTACCCCCGTCCACGCGCAGTCAGAGGCAGGCGCTCAGGTCAGCTCAGCCGTCGACGATATCGTCGTGACCGCACAGCGCCGTTCGGAAAGCGTCCAGGACGTGCCGATCGCAATTTCGGCCTTCTCGGCCGATCAGCTTCAAAAGCAGGGCGTTTCGAATACTCTCGAGCTTGGTCGTTTTGTCCCAAACCTTGTGTCGATGAACAATACCGGCGTAGGTTCGGCCAATGCCTTCTATCTGCGCGGCCTCGGTAACACCGAAACCATCCCCACCTTCGACCCGCCGGTCGGCACCTATGTCGACGATATCTATCTGAGTCGGCAGAACGCGAACAACATCAACCTGTTCGACGTCGAGCGCGTGGAAGTGCTGCGCGGTCCGCAGGGCACGCTGTTCGGCCGCAATACCACCGGCGGCGCGGTCAACGTGATCCTGCGCGAACCCGGCAACGAATTCGGCGGCTATGCCGAAATCGGCTATGGCCGTTTCAACAAGAAGGTCGTGCGCGGTTCGGCAGACATTCCGCTCGCCGACAGCTTCGCGGTCAAGATCAGCGGTTACTGGCAGAATGACGACGGTTACGCCAAGAACGTCACCACCGGCCAGCGCCTGAACGACGATGATGGCTGGGGCGTCCGCCTTGGCATTCGCGGCGATCTTGCCCCCGGCGCCAAATGGACCGGTTCGTACGCGCATATCGTCGCGAACGGCGAAAACATTATGAACTTCCAGTGCAACCCGGCCAATCCCAGCGAGTGCGACGGCCGTTTTGTCACGACCGGCCTGCGCGCAGGCAAGACGGCGGAAACCTCGCCCTATCTGGCCACCGTCAGCGGTCGCAAGGCGAACTATTTGATGGGCAACCGCACCAGCACCGATCTCGTCACCTCGAAGTTCGAGTTCGACGTTGCCCAGAATCTGTCGGCCAGCCTGATCACCGGCTTTGTCAGCCAGACCCAGCAATATGCGCTCGATTTCTATGACGGCCGCACCGGCCCGACGCTCGCCAACCCGGTTCCCCCGGTGCTCGGTCTAGCGCACGGCGCATTCGTCATCACCAACGACGGCCAGCACGAACAGTTCAGCCAGGAAATCAAGTTCAACGGCAGCGTTGGCGATGGTCTGATCGACTATGTCGCGGGCGCTTATTACCTTGTCGAGAACAACCGCACCGACTTTGCGGACCTCTTCTCGACCTCGGCAACGTCGCAGTTCCTGCTCGCCGACCGTATCCTGCGCAACAAGACCGAAGCCTATGCTGGCTATGCGCAGTTCGATCTCAACGCCACCGAGAAGCTGAAGCTCACCGCTGGTATCCGTTACACGGATGAAACCAAGACGTTCGAACTCTCGGACAACCGTCTGAGCTGCAATGACGGCACCGTGGAAGCGACCTGCCTCAACACCGGCAACCTTTTCGGCCCGTCCGGCCTGGCCGTTCCGCACAAGCAGAGCGCCAAGCTGTGGACCCCGCGTTTTGCGGTGAACTACAAGGCCACCGACGATATCCTGCTCTTCGCCTCGGCGACGCGCGGGTTCAAATCGGGCGGCTGGAATGCGCGCGCAACCAACGTCAGCACCTTCCTGCCCTTCGGCCCCGAAAAGGTCTGGAGCTATGAAACCGGCATCAAGTCCGACTGGTTCAACCGCCGGGTCCGTGCCAACCTGACCTTCTTCTATACCGATGTCAGCGATCTGCAGACGCCGTCGGCGATCCTGAACGCCAATGGTTCGGCCACCTTCATCACCCGCAACTTCGCAGATATGCGCAACAAGGGCGTCGAAGCCGAATTCACCTTCGTTCCGGTCAACGGCCTCAACCTGTACGTCAATGGCGGCTATCAGGATGCCGAATTCCGCATCGACAAGAACGCCCCCGCATTCGACGAATTCGGCGTGCAGTCGGTCTATGCGCAGCAGCAGGCCTGCCTTGCCGCGCTTGCGGCCGGCAATGTCCCGGGCGTCGGCACCTCGCCGTGCGGCGCGGGCATCGTTGCTGCCGATGGCAGCATCGCCAAGCCGACGCGTACGCCCAAATGGACC is part of the Sphingomonas sp. C3-2 genome and harbors:
- a CDS encoding TonB-dependent receptor; translated protein: MKRILLAATALSATIAITPVHAQSEAGAQVSSAVDDIVVTAQRRSESVQDVPIAISAFSADQLQKQGVSNTLELGRFVPNLVSMNNTGVGSANAFYLRGLGNTETIPTFDPPVGTYVDDIYLSRQNANNINLFDVERVEVLRGPQGTLFGRNTTGGAVNVILREPGNEFGGYAEIGYGRFNKKVVRGSADIPLADSFAVKISGYWQNDDGYAKNVTTGQRLNDDDGWGVRLGIRGDLAPGAKWTGSYAHIVANGENIMNFQCNPANPSECDGRFVTTGLRAGKTAETSPYLATVSGRKANYLMGNRTSTDLVTSKFEFDVAQNLSASLITGFVSQTQQYALDFYDGRTGPTLANPVPPVLGLAHGAFVITNDGQHEQFSQEIKFNGSVGDGLIDYVAGAYYLVENNRTDFADLFSTSATSQFLLADRILRNKTEAYAGYAQFDLNATEKLKLTAGIRYTDETKTFELSDNRLSCNDGTVEATCLNTGNLFGPSGLAVPHKQSAKLWTPRFAVNYKATDDILLFASATRGFKSGGWNARATNVSTFLPFGPEKVWSYETGIKSDWFNRRVRANLTFFYTDVSDLQTPSAILNANGSATFITRNFADMRNKGVEAEFTFVPVNGLNLYVNGGYQDAEFRIDKNAPAFDEFGVQSVYAQQQACLAALAAGNVPGVGTSPCGAGIVAADGSIAKPTRTPKWTIAFGGNYEAELGSSGMTLVPSINASYRSSQETSASNLTIYSGSITGANGTFPGNPYEGTILAGSYSPAAWFLNAGLALNGADKAWQLSVSCTNCLGETAANTSLVNTRYIDPPATWMIRARHNF